From Halarsenatibacter silvermanii:
TGAAAAAATTTGCTCCTTACTTTCAGATTAAATCCAGCAAATTCATGCCTGATAGCTTAAATGAATCTGATGAATGGCATGTGGATGAAACGGTGGTCAAAATCCAGGGGCAAAAATACTATATCTGGGTGATGATAGACTCAGAAACTAGATATATACTGGATTTTCATCTGTCTCCCTATCGCAGCTCTAAACCTGCTTTTGAGCTTTTTCATTCGATCAAAGAGGTTTATGGTCAACCAAATTCTATCGTTTCTGATCGCTACAGTTCTTACAATGTCTCAGCAAGTTTAATATTCGATAGCTCAGAACATATTAAGGTTCAATCGTTCCAGGACGACATAACTAATAACGTGATTGAATCTTTCTTTGGCACCTTCAAAGATTGGTACAATGGGCGAAAAGGCTTTAAGACATATGAGAGTGCACTTCAGCTTATCTCTGTCTACATTTTCTACTACAACTTTATCAGGCCTCATTCATCTCTCAATGATCTTACCCCAGCTCAGGTGGCTGGATCTGACTATCCTGATCAATTAAAACAATCCTGGTTCTTTGCTGCTTGAATTTGATAGCATTTTTGCGATTACATTAGCTTATCTTTCATAATTACTTAACAGGGCCAAACTTTTAGTTAATTAATCACTTTTCAACTTAGCTTTCTTCAATAATCTAAAAACTCAATCCATTTTCTAACTATATTATTCACAGAAAAATCCTGTACTCTTTTTGAAGATTGATTCACGTACTTTCCCCTTAATTCATCATATCCAAAAACTTCTATAATAGTTTCAGCCATTATTTTCTCATTTTTTGTTATTTCATCAGTATGAAAATATTTATTACCATCAAAAACGGGCACCAATATTCCATACTCACCATATTCTTTTTCATTAATTCTATACTCAATGTTGTCGCATAAAATTTCCCTGGGCCCTGCTAAACAATCTGTAGAAACTATCGGCAAACCACAGGCCATAGCTTCTAGCACCACATTTCCAAAGCCTTCATATAACGATGAAAAAACAAAAATATCGGCATTATATAAGTATTTAAAGGGGTTTTCTTTAAACCCTAAAAAATGAACTGAGTCAGATAAATCCAACTTTTCAGCAAGTTCTTCTAAATACCCTTTTAAATTACCTTTGCCCAATATCACTAGTTGTGCATTTTTTACTGATTGCTTAACTTGCTTAAATGATCTAATTAAATGCCATTGGCCTTTTTGGGTAACCAAACGACCAACATTAATCACAACAGGGTTATTAAATATATTTTTTTCATTTGGAGGTATTTTTTTATGTTTCTCTTTGTTTATCATATCTAAATTGCATATATTGTATATTACCTCTATCAAACTCTCATCAATATTAAAATTGTCAATTAAATCTTTTTTTACGCCTTTAGAAATAGCAACAATATTGTCAGCTTTATTATATAAGCTTTTTATTAATATTTTATAAATCAAACCTCTTTTCCCAGAAAGACTATAACTTCTCATATTCCTAACTGATAAAACTTTCTTTCCTTCACCAACTAAAATATTATTCAAGTTGGCATTTGGCAGAAAACTCAAGGTTATATCGGGTTTGATCTGTTTTAAGATATTATTAATATTTTTGGTTTGCACAATATTTTTAAACAATCTGCCTTTCTTATTATCACAATCTCCAGCGATGTGTAAGTTTCCATTATAAGGATAAGTAACATCTTTTCTATACAAAACAATATGGATATCAAATTTTTGATGTGCTGCCTGAGAAAGGTTAGAAACTATTCTTTGAGCACCACCATTTGATAAAGTTGGTATTATTATAGCTAGTTTCTTTTTCATAGGAATCCTCTTTCTATTTTAATGCTATTTAAGGCTGGTTCCTTATCTAAATTTTAATTAATGTGATACGTTAGTGACATTACAAAAAGCAATTTAGAGAAATTTTAATTAAACAGGGACTTATTATTTATGGCAAAATTATAGCTTCAGATTTTTCAACTTTATGCAATGCAATAAAAAATTAAAGCTATATTGAAGACTTAAAAACATTATATGCAGTCCAAAGCCACTTAGATATAAATGACTTTTTAATTGATTGCTCGCCAATTTTCTTTTTTATATTCATTTGTTATTTTCCATTTTCTACCCATTTCAAAATCAAGTTTTTTCGGTGTGAATTTTTCCATACCGGAACCATGATAGTTAGTTAGTTCACCGAAATAAATTTTTCCATTTACTAAGTATAAATCAACTCGAATTGCATCAAAATCTTCTCCTAACTTTTCAGCTAAACTTATCATTTCAGTTAATTGCGATGGCTGCTCGATGCAAGGGCCTTGAGGATATTTTAAAGAACCATCTATATATTCCCAGTCCGGCCAAAATAAAGATCTTTTATGCTCTTCTTCTTTGTTATGTCTATCAATATCAACTTGTATAAAAGCACATGCTCCATTAAATATAAAAAATTTGTAGTCTTCGGGTATCATCCCGTTTTTAGTTTTAAGTAATCTTTCAATAATTATTCTTCTGTTAATTGGTTGATATGCCCATTCACGTTTATGTAATCCCTGTGGGGTATTTAACCATCTTTTGCATTTATTTAATATTATTTTTTTGTCAAACTTATTTTTGTTTTCAACAATAAGATTTTTTCCAGAACCATGATTGGCTTTAATTATAAATTCATTTGGAAGGTCCACAAAAGGAATCTTTTGTGGTTCCTTAGTTTCATACAACAATGGCACTAATACCTCTTCTGCTTTATTATTTCCAAGTTTTGATTTCAAATATTTTCTAACCCTATATTTATCCTCTACTACCGGTAATAGATCATTCCTGTCAAAAATTTTTTTACACACAATTTTTTCATTAAATGATTTTGGGTTATTTAAATCCAATTTGTATCCATGAGCTGCATAAAACTTCTTTCTTTCAAATTTATAGTTCAAAACTTCACCTATCTTGAGATACAAATATTTCCAATAAAAAACTCTGAGCTTATATAAGACATTATATATTTTGATGTTTTCTTTAGCAATTCGTTTTAAATTCTTTTTTAATTTACTAATCACTCTTTCACCTCAATATCTCCAAAATTATTTTGAAGCCAATTTTTATACTTGTTAAAATCAAGCACAACGTTTCTTAAAAATTCTATATACATATTTTTCTTTTTTTCAATTGTTTTATCAGACACAATTAAATGCACAAACCTTTCAATTAGAGCAAATCTAATCATTTGCGATATATCATGATTTTCTAATACATTAATATCACTTTTTTTGTATTTTTTTATAAATTCAATTATAATTTCATAGTTTATTTTTATATTTTTTGCTTTTTGATTAATAGCTAAATGAATTACATCAATAAATAAATAAAGTATATTTCTTGTTATAATTGCTGTTTCCAAATCATACAAATATTTTTTATCATTTTTGTCTTTTGCAATATTTTGAGCATCATTATGAATTATAAATTTATTGTTACTTTTAGGCGGAAAAACAAGGCACGAGAAAATAACTTTTATTAATTTAAAATTTTCTCTTAAGCTCAGACTCCTAAAAATTTTGCCTTTTAAAATTCTCCGAATAGTTTTATATAAAGGTGAAAATTTTATATTTATAAATATCTCACTATATTTTGGCATAGAATTAATAAAATTATTTTTTATTGGCAAAGTCTGCAGAGAGAAAAATATATCAATTTGTCTATTAATTTCAATCTCTATATTATGCAAATGAAATTTTCCATCTAAATACTCAAAAATAATATAATCTTTATAATTTGTATCTTCAATTTTCAATAACTCAAAAGGAAGATCATCTTGCTTATATAAATTATAATACATATGACTTTCATTTATTATTTTCAAATTCTTAAATAAACTATTTTTGTCTGCCTTTTTTATAACATATTTATTATCGTTTTCGGCAGTTATTTTGTATAGATTACCCTTACCTTTTATTTTCTCATAAGAAGAAATATTTATATTTTTTTCTTTGCAAATTTCCAAAATTTTATTATCAGCAATATTATCCAAACGGGAAAACTCCTATTCTACTCTGTTATTAATTATATCTCTGTAAATTCCCAACCATTCTTCTGCTACATTTTCTCTGCCATATATATTTAACATGTTTCTTCTGATCCATTTGATCTTTTTCAAATCGAAACCACTTATTATTATTTCTTTCATTTTCTTGCTCATTTCCACATGGTCATCCTTTTCAACCAATTTAATGCCTTCAACATTTTTAGATATTTCTTCAGGACCGCCTGACTTAGTTGCAACAACAAAACAACCACGTGCTAAAGCCTCAATGATTGGAACTCCAAAAGACTCATTATATGAACATTGAAGCAAAATTTTTGATTTGGTTAAATATTGACAGATAACCTCTTTTTGTTTAAAGCCATGAAATTTCACTTTTCCACTTAAGTTTAATTGATTAGTTAAATTTTTTAAATCTTTTTCTTTATCTCCCTTCCCGAAAATTTCTAGTTTTGAATTAGGGAACTCTTTTTGAAATAAATTAAAAGCCTTTATACCCATTGATACATTTTTGTTATCATCCAATCTTGAAACTATAGTTAATAAGTGATTTTTATTGCTTTTAATTTCTGGGTCTTCTATTGGTTTTTCATAAATCTTTGATACAAAGTTAGGAACTACTTTTATTTTATCAGCATTAACCAAAGGTTTAATAGTCTTATTCATTTGATTTGAAACCGGACATATCTTAGCAGCTTTATTGTATACTTTTTTAAGTCTTTTCTTTTCTCCTGAGGAAATATTGCCTGTCAAATAAATAGGATTATGTTCCATTACTATATAGGGAATAGAATATTTATCATTAATTTTTAAAGCTAATTCCCCTGCCCCCCTACCTGAATGACAGTGTAATAAATCAGGTTTCCCGTACTCCCCAATATATTCTTGAAACAATTCAAACATGTATTTTTGCCATTTACTGTCTTTATTTCTTTTATTAGTTGGAATTAAAAAAAATTTATTTTTCCATTTTAAATTTATCTGTTTTTTCCCAAAAACCACCTCGTCATATTTACCTTTAGTAAAATATAGAAAAGGAAATTTATTTTTCTTTTTTATTCTGCGTTGCTGTACAAATATTAACCCACTGTTTAATGAGTGATTATTTAATAAATTAACTAAATCTATAATGTATGTCCCACTGGGCTTATGAGAATATCTAGGCAAAGATAAGGGTATATGTAAAATATGCATAATTTCACCTCTATTTTTTAATCTCATCAACCCTGCCATTCAGTATAGGTTTAATTGTTGTCTCGGGAGTTATTTTATCAATATCTGTATTTTTTAACCCAATCTATATATTGCTTGTGTCATATAGTAACTATTACTGGCATTTTTAAATCCCAAAATTTTAGCAATTGCAAATTTGTGATAACCATCTAACCCGCTTTTTATAATTTCCCCATTTCTTGTTACACATACACTTACATTTTTTTAATAGATGAATTTAACTTATAGCCGTTTTTTTGAATATCTTCAAAAACACATTCTAAACTCGAATCTGTTACTTTTACAAACTTTTTAAAGTTATCATCAGATAAATTGTCCCTCTATATCATAGAACATTTACCTGCCTTATACTTATTATATCGCTCAAAATATATAGTATCTTGCCAGTTTTTATTTTCACCCGAGTTCCACAGTGCTTATGTAAAAAAAGTTTTTATCCCGTTTAATTTGACAGGATAGAAACCCATTTTGGAATGAGATATTGCTGTATCTATGATTTAGCTTCCATATCTAGATATTTTGGAGGTCTGCCAACCCCCATTGCATTGAAGGAGCTCAAGCTGATGAGGATTGAATCCTGTCATTTTTTTCACCGTGCCAGAATCAAAAGAAAAATCTCCTGCTCTAATCCGGGAGAGTTTTTTTCTGACCTTTCAGCAGGTTTTTGCTGTTTCATTTTCAATCACTCTAACCAAAAGCATTCCTAACCAGCAGAGCTTAACGTGGGAGCAAATTCTATCCTCCGTTCGATAATACATAGGTTTAATTTCCAGATTACTCTTTATGCCGAGGAAGACATCCTCTATATCTACCAGCTGTTTGTATCTTAAGGCCACATACTCAGCCGAAAGTTTATCATCAGAAGTTTCGATAAGGTATTTCCCATCATATCGGGCATATTCGCGAGTTTGTCCTTTATCAAGTGTTAGTGTTCCATCTTTGAGCTGACGCAAATAGCGACAATAAACTGAATATGAGCTCAGGTCACACATCTTTTTAGTGTGATTTTCGTCCTCCTGACTCAAGGATTTAAAGTTTCGCTTCTTCTCCGTTTCCGTGGGTGAAAAATTAGGTTTTACCAGGGAAGGCCTGATTAATATTTATCAAAAACAGTGCATTAAATTAAGGCTAAAATTTATATAATCTATAAAAACGTAAAAGAACTTTTCTTGAATATACACTTAACAATAAATTTAATTTTTCTCCTTCTAGACAATATATTTCTTCTTAATGGAAAAGATTTATATTTTCTATATACCCACCAACCTAAATTAGCTGACTTATAACAAACTTTGAACCATCTTTTATTTATTTCCCTTTTAAGACTATCTTTTTCATAATCTCTGTGTTTTAATAAAAAATTATACAATTTTATCAAATCATTTTCTATTCTATTTATTAAATCTTTGCTTTTTTTCTCATTGATATAAAAAGTGGATAAATTTAAATTCAAATCTAAGTTACTTAATGTTTTTTTATATATTTTAATTTTATTTTTTTCATGGTTTTTAGGATTTAACTTTCTATTACTTTTTTCATGTACTCTGTATTTTACTAATGGCTTTGGAATGTTTTTTATTTTAAAATGTTTTATACATCTTTTCCATAATTCCTTATCTTGAGACGTATCAAATTTCTCATTGTAAAATAAATTATGTTTTTTCATTTTTTTCAAATTCATCATTACACTAGGATGTATTAAAGGGTTGCCAAACAATAGGTTAGCTTTAATGTCTGAAAATTTAGTTGGGCGCTTCATTATATTTTTTTCTACAATTCTTCGTAAATTGTTTTTCTCATAAATTTTTTTAGCCCATGTTCCCACTATACCACATTCTGTATTTTTCTCCATAAAACTAAATTGTTCGCTCAATCTATTTGGCTTACTTATATCATCAGAATCCATTCTAGCCAAATATTTAGTTTCCGCAATCTTCATTCCCTTGTTTAAGCTACATGGCAAACCCATATTTTTCTTATTATTTACTAATCTAATTCTATTATCATCATATGACTTAATTATTTCTTCACTTTGATCTGTAGAGCCATCATTTATTATCAAAAATTCTATGTTAGAATAATTTTGGTCTAAAATGCTCTCAATTGCTTTTTCTAAATACTGTTCAGAGTTAAAAACAGGCATCAAAACTGTAATTTTAGACTTAATCAAGCCCCCTCCTTTCATTGGTGCCAACAGATATATAATTGATATCAATACTAATTATCTTTTCTTCCTATAAGAACGTTTTCTTCATTGACTATCCTTAAATCAAAATTATATTTTTTCAATATTTTTTTACAATCTTTCATAGTTTTTTCTCCTTTTCTTTCAGCACTAACATCAATAGTTACATAATTTAAATTTTCTAAAAGTCTCTGAGCCCCTTTTAAAATCTCTGGTTCCCCACCTTCAGCATCCATCTTTAAAATATCGATCTTATCTAATATTTCCTGGTCAAAAAAGCTATCAATTTTGCAAACCTTAACTTCAATTGCTTTTTCATAATTATCAAACTCGACTAATGATGAATCAGCTGTGTTAGATTGCAAATAAAATGTTTCTCTCCCGTTAAAATTACTAAATGCAATATCATATACTTCTGTTTTATTGAGATGCATCTTTAAATTTTCTTTTAAAGCATAATAAATTAGTGGGTCAGGTTCTATAGCTATGACTTTCTGAGCACCATTATCTAAAGCTACTAACGAAAATTCTCCTATATTTGCTCCAACATCGAGTATTTTTGAGCCTTCAAGCATATTATTAGAGTTCTGGGGAATATATTTGTTTAACATTTTTTTCTTTCCGTTTCTTATACCTGGCGCAATATTATTGCTAAGGTATCTTTTAGCAGCCCTTTCTA
This genomic window contains:
- a CDS encoding FkbM family methyltransferase is translated as MKDYSVNHKCKEEIYIPSIERAAKRYLSNNIAPGIRNGKKKMLNKYIPQNSNNMLEGSKILDVGANIGEFSLVALDNGAQKVIAIEPDPLIYYALKENLKMHLNKTEVYDIAFSNFNGRETFYLQSNTADSSLVEFDNYEKAIEVKVCKIDSFFDQEILDKIDILKMDAEGGEPEILKGAQRLLENLNYVTIDVSAERKGEKTMKDCKKILKKYNFDLRIVNEENVLIGRKDN
- a CDS encoding glycosyltransferase family 2 protein, with the translated sequence MIKSKITVLMPVFNSEQYLEKAIESILDQNYSNIEFLIINDGSTDQSEEIIKSYDDNRIRLVNNKKNMGLPCSLNKGMKIAETKYLARMDSDDISKPNRLSEQFSFMEKNTECGIVGTWAKKIYEKNNLRRIVEKNIMKRPTKFSDIKANLLFGNPLIHPSVMMNLKKMKKHNLFYNEKFDTSQDKELWKRCIKHFKIKNIPKPLVKYRVHEKSNRKLNPKNHEKNKIKIYKKTLSNLDLNLNLSTFYINEKKSKDLINRIENDLIKLYNFLLKHRDYEKDSLKREINKRWFKVCYKSANLGWWVYRKYKSFPLRRNILSRRRKIKFIVKCIFKKSSFTFL
- a CDS encoding transposase produces the protein MCDLSSYSVYCRYLRQLKDGTLTLDKGQTREYARYDGKYLIETSDDKLSAEYVALRYKQLVDIEDVFLGIKSNLEIKPMYYRTEDRICSHVKLCWLGMLLVRVIENETAKTC
- a CDS encoding ATP-grasp fold amidoligase family protein, giving the protein MISKLKKNLKRIAKENIKIYNVLYKLRVFYWKYLYLKIGEVLNYKFERKKFYAAHGYKLDLNNPKSFNEKIVCKKIFDRNDLLPVVEDKYRVRKYLKSKLGNNKAEEVLVPLLYETKEPQKIPFVDLPNEFIIKANHGSGKNLIVENKNKFDKKIILNKCKRWLNTPQGLHKREWAYQPINRRIIIERLLKTKNGMIPEDYKFFIFNGACAFIQVDIDRHNKEEEHKRSLFWPDWEYIDGSLKYPQGPCIEQPSQLTEMISLAEKLGEDFDAIRVDLYLVNGKIYFGELTNYHGSGMEKFTPKKLDFEMGRKWKITNEYKKENWRAIN
- a CDS encoding glycosyltransferase; the encoded protein is MRLKNRGEIMHILHIPLSLPRYSHKPSGTYIIDLVNLLNNHSLNSGLIFVQQRRIKKKNKFPFLYFTKGKYDEVVFGKKQINLKWKNKFFLIPTNKRNKDSKWQKYMFELFQEYIGEYGKPDLLHCHSGRGAGELALKINDKYSIPYIVMEHNPIYLTGNISSGEKKRLKKVYNKAAKICPVSNQMNKTIKPLVNADKIKVVPNFVSKIYEKPIEDPEIKSNKNHLLTIVSRLDDNKNVSMGIKAFNLFQKEFPNSKLEIFGKGDKEKDLKNLTNQLNLSGKVKFHGFKQKEVICQYLTKSKILLQCSYNESFGVPIIEALARGCFVVATKSGGPEEISKNVEGIKLVEKDDHVEMSKKMKEIIISGFDLKKIKWIRRNMLNIYGRENVAEEWLGIYRDIINNRVE
- a CDS encoding glycosyltransferase; its protein translation is MKKKLAIIIPTLSNGGAQRIVSNLSQAAHQKFDIHIVLYRKDVTYPYNGNLHIAGDCDNKKGRLFKNIVQTKNINNILKQIKPDITLSFLPNANLNNILVGEGKKVLSVRNMRSYSLSGKRGLIYKILIKSLYNKADNIVAISKGVKKDLIDNFNIDESLIEVIYNICNLDMINKEKHKKIPPNEKNIFNNPVVINVGRLVTQKGQWHLIRSFKQVKQSVKNAQLVILGKGNLKGYLEELAEKLDLSDSVHFLGFKENPFKYLYNADIFVFSSLYEGFGNVVLEAMACGLPIVSTDCLAGPREILCDNIEYRINEKEYGEYGILVPVFDGNKYFHTDEITKNEKIMAETIIEVFGYDELRGKYVNQSSKRVQDFSVNNIVRKWIEFLDY